In one Oreochromis aureus strain Israel breed Guangdong linkage group 2, ZZ_aureus, whole genome shotgun sequence genomic region, the following are encoded:
- the nsd1a gene encoding histone-lysine N-methyltransferase NSD2 isoform X2, whose product MKQSYRPGLRVGSVFGSGPPELRPHNGPVSTSYGNQCGIVKRGSDQSSTVQLPSSSLKQPALLGYNQTNRSKSYSSLRRPYDLNTAINKPDPERDLHPRSNLLCASPISDDDDDDDEFEAPTVQLPPSPGNDDMEPVGTLPDMSRNGFFLHSPDSFERCSPIPNGCLHFESTLFDSSDVKGDDEEGDSGEDLAPFCHSPQPSQDRTVTECKTACDSGVDKRTYKPTVFNLMSKTISELNPTLSPSALPDISMRDGWSLGEESDSDGELLSPVDPGLISPAGTNSNSNSPKKRPLPAVKYLEGDLVWAKFNRRPWWPCQVTSDPDQGIHTKMKVPSPRPCRMYFLETIGEIVESSWVPGNVILPFEGGHQFEDLPVLRRRGKQKEKDYKYTIPKSLLTAWKVSVAEAEYLLPGRQRKSETVLSVSVKGDELIPSPLPNEKTHKSPSVSVDSSGPPASSTASNGNEHHLIKNSTNQGNNNKAQKKKKKCLSDIFGHIVSGSKESSTGQLHTAPRALKEEPKDSPYADLDSVPMLHRPKRTALSPVHSIEGLVQREKSSTKAKKSTEKVSRGADSFSSLKNKRTSKNTNSGQRLDRCVESEKTSVDLPASSGLMTRALQAEEETDFKDAVATSHISAEASADDSPANTPTNASVNTEMSPTRESSCSVSLSVNHSSPKRRARKLDKKLIRNGSWIKSKCVATTESTLQPVKIKTESTVRDITTTSQSLSLSPLDTFPDIQEIKFKSLAKEDSSDSETAAFRPDSNYKFSTFLMLLKDLHDTREKEGKPLTIPPSPALIKEEPLVIPASTDVDTPNGSCEGLTHGVKLENGQSRKSTIPHRTEERTKIRTKGITGTDTNHCEDSPVRTPPGSSDKQRRKQRLPAKLKLSISGLSSDLADMAYGREFVSGHADLADSGSVPVVTADPSTSYLDNNSEAMLAPKKRWQVVEEAAERKGELLSEASDEMMASPDNEPGADKCTESDSHLSDGSSTAENKRLRKPTKRLLESTEEYEQIFAPKKRSKTHLSESSQMTSGIAALHDLSITSETVTPASPSDEPAEAPAELEKSPSQDELSPAAPSVASVTTQPPFDPDTPEETDLPPEPETELLIQERKRPRKLSHKVLDCNIEEVPAAPAKKKEQKRHSAITSEVKVLVKKRQFGFVKNDKPMFSTSSSPAAASAASKPPESRSPSPKGSKTPKQEAEVEACSTEEKQNTGTLTPKAEVLPAGWNDSLSSQVDVKGKIGAASLKESVCQVCERTGDLLVCEGHCYGAFHLQCIGLSAPPKGKFLCRECNTGVHACFVCKKSGDGVKRCIIPLCGKFYHTDCIMAYSATQPHNKGFRCPLHVCLSCHITNPLNICSSKGRLARCVRCPVAYHANDNCMAAGSLVLANNSFLCPNHFTPRKGCKNHEHINVSWCFVCSEGGSLLCCEACPAAFHRECLNMEMPQGSWFCNDCKAGKKPRIKDILWVKWGRYRWWPAEVCLTKEVPNNILRMKHEVGEFPVQFFGSKDFVWTYQARVFPYMEGDTHNIEKMGKGADAVYKKALNEAAERFKELQAEKELKQLQEDRKNDKKPPPYRHIRVNRPIGKVQIITADLSEVPRCNCKALDENPCGIDSECINRMLMYECHPQVCAAGDRCQNQSFTKRQYTPVEIFRTLSCGWGLRGLSDIRKGAFISEYVGEVIDEEECRARIRHAQENDICNFYMLTLDKDRIIDAGPKGNQARFMNHSCQPNCETQKWTVNGDTRVGLFALQDVPKGEELTFNYNLECRGNGKTACKCGAPNCSGFLGVRPKNQPAAEKMKPKEGKRKVPMKKKTKQEVTKEREDECFSCGDGGQIVSCKKPGCPKVYHADCLNLAKRPAGRWECPWHQCDVCGKEAASFCEMCPNSYCKEHREGMLFISKLDGKLSCSEHDPCGPDPLEPGEIREYMPNTTSMRPGAVASPVAPSFVPVTRRAGPSAPVSAPAGQATSSRQEPPPRLYINTKTATSSFVPSGRSYLTGRTDEKAFPTPASSEAEREDGEVEDGEVCGLDVEGVEDDDDDDDEEDEEEEEADDEENDMEEMEIVEDEEDEPPYGGNLPEDDDEEDEEGGDEYDTWGDYVEEDDGEVEGEDSEDWGRVEDDDK is encoded by the exons ATGAAGCAGTCATACAGACCGGGTCTTAGGGTAGGCTCAGTGTTTGGCTCAGGCCCGCCAGAGCTGAGGCCCCACAATGGCCCTGTGAGCACTTCCTATGGAAACCAATGTGGCATTGTGAAGCGAGGATCAGACCAGTCATCAACTGTGCAGCTGCCATCCTCCAGCCTCAAACAACCCGCTTTACTAGGGTACAATCAGACTAACCGATCTAAAAGCTACAGTTCTTTGAGGAGGCCCTACGACCTGAACACTGCGATCAACAAACCTGACCCAGAAAGGGACCTTCATCCTCGGAGCAACTTGCTCTGTGCAAGCCCAATTAGcgacgacgatgatgatgatgacgagtTTGAGGCGCCAACTGTCCAGTTGCCTCCTTCTCCAGGCAACGATGACATGGAGCCTGTTGGAACTCTGCCGGACATGAGCAGGAATGGTTTCTTCCTGCACAGTCCTGACAGCTTTGAGCGTTGTTCCCCCATTCCAAATGGATGCCTGCATTTTGAGTCCACACTATTCGACAGCAGCGATGTCAAGGGGGACGATGAGGAGGGGGACAGCGGCGAGGACCTCGCACCTTTTTGCCACTCCCCACAGCCGAGTCAGGACCGAACTGTTACAGAGTGTAAGACCGCATGCGACTCAGGGGTGGATAAAAGAACATACAAACCTACGGTCTTTAATCTAATGTCCAAAACTATATCTGAGCTCAACCCTACACTAAGCCCCAGCGCGCTGCCAGACATCTCCATGAGAGATGGGTGGAGTTTGGGTGAGGAATCTGACAGTGATGGTGAACTTCTCTCCCCTGTTGACCCAGGACTTATCTCACCAGCTGGCACCAACTCTAAT TCCAACAGCCCAAAGAAAAGGCCTCTTCCTGCAGTGAAATACTTGGAAGGGGATTTGGTGTGGGCAAAATTCAACAGACGGCCCTGGTGGCCCTGTCAGGTCACAAGTGACCCGGATCAGGGGATTCACACTAAGATGAAAG TTCCCAGTCCCCGTCCTTGCCGTATGTATTTCTTGGAGACAATTGGCGAGATTGTAGAGTCTTCCTGGGTCCCGGGGAACGTTATTCTACCTTTTGAAGGAGGCCATCAGTTTGAAGACCTTCCTGTTCTCAGGCGGCGAGGGAAGCAGAAGGAGAAAGACTACAAGTATACG ATACCCAAAAGTTTGCTGACTGCGTGGAAAGTCAGTGTAGCAGAAGCGGAGTATCTGCTCCCGGGTCGGCAAAGGAAAAGTGAAACGGTGCTTTCAGTGTCGGTCAAAGGAGATGAACTTATACCCAGCCCGCTCCCTAATGAGAAGACACACAAGAGCCCGTCTGTCTCTGTGGACTCCAGTGGACCTCCAGCATCTTCTACGGCCTCTAATGGAAATGAGCACCATCTCATCAAAAACTCTACAAATCAAGGCAATAACAATAAAgctcagaagaagaaaaagaagtgtcTGTCAGACATATTTGGTCATATAGTTAGTGGATCAAAGGAATCCTCGACAGGCCAGCTTCACACAGCACCGCGTGCACTGAAAGAAGAGCCGAAGGACTCGCCTTATGCTGACCTGGATTCAGTTCCGATGCTGCATCGACCGAAACGCACAGCGCTGTCTCCAGTACACAGTATAGAGGGACTGGtccaaagagaaaaaagttcGACAAAGGCTAAAAAGAGTACAGAAAAAGTGAGCCGGGGTGCAGACTCATTTAgcagcttaaaaaacaaaaggacatcaaaaaacacaaattctGGCCAGAGGTTGGACAGGTGTGTTGAAAGTGAAAAGACCTCGGTGGATCTTCCTGCCAGCAGTGGCCTGATGACGAGGGCTCTGCAGGCGGAGGAAGAGACCGATTTCAAAGATGCTGTGGCCACGAGCCACATCTCAGCAGAAGCCTCTGCTGATGATTCTCCTGCTAATACACCTACTAATGCTTCCGTCAACACTGAAATGTCTCCTACTCGGGAATCCTCCTGCAGTGTATCACTGTCTGTAAaccacagctccccaaaaagGCGTGCAAGGAAGCTTGATAAGAAGCTAATTCGTAATGGCTCATGGATTAAGTCCAAGTGTGTGGCCACGACTGAGTCCACTTTGCAACCTGTTAAGATCAAGACAGAAAGCACTGTCAGGGATATCACAACCACTTCTCAGTCCTTGTCCCTGTCACCTTTGGATACCTTTCCAGATATCCAGGAAATAAAGTTTAAATCTCTTGCAAAGGAGGACAGCAGTGACTCTGAAACTGCTGCATTTCGGCCTGATTCCAATTATAAATTCAGTACTTTCCTGATGCTTCTGAAAGACCTGCATGATACCAGGGAAAAAGAAGGCAAACCGCTGACAATCCCACCATCACCTGCCCTAATCAAAGAGGAACCCCTAGTGATCCCTGCTTCCACAGATGTTGACACTCCCAATGGTTCTTGTGAGGGATTAACTCATGGGGTCAAACTTGAAAATGGCCAGTCACGCAAATCCACAATACCCCACAGGACAGAGGAAAGAACAAAGATTAGGACTAAAGGCATCACCGGAACTGACACCAACCACTGTGAAGACTCTCCCGTTCGTACTCCGCCTGGAAGCTCAGACAAGCAACGTAGGAAACAAAGATTACCCGCCAAACTTAAACTTAGCATATCTGGCCTTTCCTCCGACCTGGCCGACATGGCTTACGGCAGGGAGTTTGTTAGCGGCCATGCCGATTTGGCCGATTCTGGATCGGTTCCTGTTGTCACTGCCGATCCTTCCACCAGCTACCTCGATAACAACTCAGAAGCCATGTTGGCTCCAAAGAAGCGCTGGCAGGTAGTTGAGGAGGCTGCCGAGAGGAAGGGTGAACTCCTGAGTGAGGCGTCTGATGAGATGATGGCATCACCAGATAATGAACCGGGGGCTGACAAGTGCACGGAGAGCGACTCGCATTTGTCCGACGGAAGCAGCACAGCCG AGAACAAACGCCTCCGGAAACCCACCAAACGTCTGTTGGAGTCGACCGAGGAGTACGAACAAATATTTGCCCCAAAAAAGAGATCAAAGACGCACTTGTCAGAATCTTCCCAAATG ACTTCAGGGATTGCAGCACTCCACGACCTCAGCATCACGTCAGAGACTGTTACCCCAGCCTCTCCATCAGACGAGCCCGCCGAGGCTCCGGCAGAGTTGGAAAAGAGTCCGTCTCAGGACGAGCTTTCTCCTGCAGCACCTTCGGTAGCTTCAGTCACGACACAGCCCCCCTTTGACCCAGACACCCCAGAGGAAACTGATCTACCTCCTGAACCAG AGACGGAATTATTAATCCAAGAAAGAAAGAGGCCGAGAAAGCTGTCGCACAAGGTGCTGGACTGTAACATAGAAGAGGTGCCTGCTGCTCCTGCAAAGAAGAAG GAGCAAAAACGTCACAGTGCAATTACATCGGAGGTGAAGGTGTTGGTGAAGAAAAGACAG TTTGGATTTGTGAAGAACGACAAGCCCATGTTCAGCACATCCtcttctcctgctgctgcttctgctgcctCCAAGCCCCCAGAGAGCAGATCTCCAAGCCCCAAAGGATCCAAGACCCCTAAGCAGGAGGCTGAGGTGGAGGCCTGCAGCACTGAGGAGAAACAAAACACTGGAACACTAACTCCCAAGGCCGAG GTGCTGCCGGCCGGCTGGAATGACAGTCTGTCCTCACAGGTGGATGTAAAAGGCAAAATAGGAGCTGCATCCTTGAAGGAGAGTGTCTGTCAG GTGTGTGAGAGGACGGGAGACCTGCTGGTGTGTGAAGGCCACTGTTACGGAGCTTTTCACCTACAGTGCATTGGCCTGTCGGCGCCTCCGAAGGGAAAATTCCTCTGTCGTGAATGCAACACTG GCGTTCACGCGTGCTTCGTGTGTAAGAAGTCCGGAGATGGGGTGAAGCGCTGCATAATCCCACTGTGTGGGAAATTCTACCACACGGACTGTATAATGGCCTACTCGGCCACCCAGCCTCACAACAAAGGCTTCCGCTGCCCCCTGCATGTGTGCCTGTCCTGCCACATTACCAATCCCCTCAACATCTGCAGCTCTAAAG GTCGGTTGGCTCGATGCGTTCGCTGTCCCGTCGCCTATCACGCCAACGACAACTGCATGGCAGCGGGCAGCTTGGTGCTGGCGAACAACAGTTTCCTCTGTCCGAACCACTTCACTCCTCGCAAAGGCTGCAAGAACCACGAGCACATCAACGTTAGCTGGTGCTTTGTCTGCTCTGAAG GGGGCAGTCTGCTGTGCTGTGAAGCCTGTCCTGCTGCTTTCCATCGGGAATGCTTGAATATGGAGATGCCACAGGGTAGCTGGTTCTGCAACGACTGCAAAGCTGGAAAGAAGCCCCGTATTAAGGACATCCTGTGGGTCAAGTGGGGGCGTTACAG GTGGTGGCCTGCTGAGGTCTGCCTGACCAAAGAGGTCCCAAATAACATCTTAAGGATGAAACATGAGGTTGGGGAGTTCCCGGTGCAGTTCTTTGGCTCCAAAGATTTCGTGTGGACATACCAGGCCAGAGTGTTTCCCTACATGGAGGGCGATACTCACAACATAGAAAAAATGGGCAAGGGTGCAGATGCAGTGTACAAAAAGG CGCTGAATGAAGCGGCCGAGCGGTTCAAAGAGCTTCAGGCAGAAAAGGAGCTGAAGCAGCTTCAGGAGGACAGAAAGAATGACAAGAAGCCTCCTCCATACCGACACATTAGG GTAAACCGGCCAATTGGGAAGGTGCAGATTATCACCGCTGACCTCTCAGAGGTTCCACGATGTAACTGCAAGGCGCTTGACGAGAACCCGTGCGGCATCGACTCCGAGTGCATTAACCGTATGCTGATGTACGAGTGTCACCCTCAGGTGTGCGCGGCAGGGGACCGATGCCAAAATCAATCTTTCACAAAGCGCCAGTACACACCTGTGGAGATTTTCAGGACTCTGTCCTGCGGCTGGGGTTTGCGCGGCTTGTCGGACATCAGGAAG GGAGCTTTTATCAGTGAGTACGTGGGCGAGGTGATAGATGAAGAAGAATGCCGTGCCAGGATCAGGCACGCTCAGGAGAATGACATCTGCAACTTCTACATGCTTACACTGGACAAG GATCGCATCATTGACGCGGGGCCCAAAGGCAACCAGGCTCGCTTCATGAACCACAGCTGCCAGCCGAACTGTGAGACTCAGAAGTGGACTGTGAATGGGGACACCAGAGTGGGGCTGTTTGCTTTACAAGACGTCCCAAAAG GTGAGGAGCTGACTTTCAACTACAACCTGGAGTGTCGTGGCAACGGGAAGACCGCCTGTAAATGTGGAGCACCCAACTGTAGCGGTTTCCTGGGTGTCCGGCCAAAG AACCAGCCAGCAGCTGAGAAAATGAAACCTAAGGAAGGAAAACGGAAGGTCCCCATGAAGAAGAAGACCAAGCAAGAGGTGACCAAGGAGAGGGAAGATGAGTGCTTCAGCTGTGGTGACGGGGGTCAGATAGTTTCCTGTAAGAAGCCGGGCTGCCCAAAGGTCTATCATGCTGACTGCCTCAACCTGGCCAAGAGGCCTGCAG GCCGATGGGAGTGTCCATGGCACCAGTGTGACGTATGTGGCAAAGAGGCGGCTTCGTTCTGCGAGATGTGCCCCAACTCATACTGTAAGGAGCACAGAGAAGGCATGCTCTTCATCTCCAAGCTGGACGGCAAGTTGTCCTGCAGCGAGCATGACCCCTGTGGGCCCGACCCGCTGGAGCCAGGGGAGATACGCGAATACATGCCCAACACGACCTCCATGAGGCCCGGGGCTGTTGCCTCGCCCGTCGCCCCTTCTTTCGTCCCCGTCACCAGACGAGCCGGTCCTTCCGCTCCCGTCTCCGCCCCAGCCGGCCAAGCGACTTCATCGAGGCAAGAGCCTCCTCCTCGTCTCTACATCAACACCAAGACTGCTACCTCAAGCTTCGTCCCCTCCGGCAGGTCCTACCTCACGGGCAGAACTGACGAGAAAGCTTTCCCCACTCCTGCCTCCTCcgaggcagagagagaggacGGGGAGGTGGAAGATGGGGAAGTGTGCGGGTTGGACGTCGAGGGCGTGGAAGATGACGATGACGACGACGatgaagaagacgaagaagaagaagaggccgATGACGAGGAGAATGATATGGAGGAGATGGAGATAGTAGAGGACGAGGAGGATGAGCCACCTTATGGAGGAAATCTGCCagaggatgatgatgaggaggacgaggagggcgGAGACGAGTATGACACTTGGGGTGATTATGTGGAGGAAGACGATGGAGAGGTGGAGGGTGAGGACTCGGAGGACTGGGGGAGAGTGGAGGATGATGACAAGTGA